The segment ACTCGCGTCTGCTTGCCGCGCTGTTCGAATCGGAAATCGATTCGGCGCGCGGCCGAGTAAAGTCCCTCGAGCGAAAGGAAGGCGTTGCGGACGAGCCGCTTCACTTCGAACGTCTCTTGCCACCGCCGGCTCCCGGCGTGCATGCAGACGAGCAGTTCTTCATCGACGGCGAGCGGCTGTGAATCGGGCTGCTGTGCGTTCACGACCGACGGCATCCATACCGCCCAGCGCGTCACGTCGGTCACGAAATCGAACACCCTCGCGACCGGAACGTCGACATCTGTGTGATCCGCGCACAGTATCTTCATCCGTAGCGCTCCTTCGCAAGCGTATACATCGCGCCGGAGGGGTCCCCGGGACCCGCGCGAAGTGTCTGCCCTCCAAACGAAATCGTCGTCGACGGCGGAAAAACCTTCCTTTGCGAGGTGTCGCGCTTCACAATGGTCCGCGTACGCGTTGCCGCGCTTATCGTTCGCGATCGCCACGTGCTCCTCGCGCGTCACGTCAAACATGGACGGACGTCGTATCTGCTTCCCGGCGGCGGCATCGAAACAAGCGAGACCGCCATCGCCGCGCTGACGCGGGAGTTGCGCGAGGAAGCGAGCGCCGCAATCACGATCGGCGCGTTGCGTTACGTCGTCGAGGCGATCGCGCCTGACGGCTCCAAGCATCTGGTGCAGCTCGTCTTCGAAGCAAAGCTTGCGAGCGAAGTCGGGCCCTCGACGGACTCGCGGGTCGTCGCGTGCGAATGGCACGACGTCGCCGAGCTGAGGACGCTCGACATCCACCCAGCCATCGGTCCGCGACTCGCCGCGGACATCGAGTCGGGTAATAAGGCGGTCGACTACGTCAGCGCGCCCTGGAT is part of the Candidatus Eremiobacteraceae bacterium genome and harbors:
- a CDS encoding SRPBCC family protein, with the translated sequence MKILCADHTDVDVPVARVFDFVTDVTRWAVWMPSVVNAQQPDSQPLAVDEELLVCMHAGSRRWQETFEVKRLVRNAFLSLEGLYSAARRIDFRFEQRGKQTRVACAIGYPLFGGLIARAIDAMSRRRRVRRDLHDSLVRLKGLLEEQVEYMAVGESLFDVEEGALAATVRPKAAEPAAAL
- a CDS encoding NUDIX domain-containing protein, which produces MVRVRVAALIVRDRHVLLARHVKHGRTSYLLPGGGIETSETAIAALTRELREEASAAITIGALRYVVEAIAPDGSKHLVQLVFEAKLASEVGPSTDSRVVACEWHDVAELRTLDIHPAIGPRLAADIESGNKAVDYVSAPWIV